In Hydrogenovibrio marinus, a single genomic region encodes these proteins:
- the lpxA gene encoding acyl-ACP--UDP-N-acetylglucosamine O-acyltransferase produces MIHPTAIIDDSVTLDEGVSVGAYAVIQGNVMIGKNTIVEPHVVISGPTMIGEGNHFFQFCSIGAAPQDKKYTNEPTKLTIGNNNTFRENVTVNRGTVQDRGETTIGDNNWIMAGVHIAHDCIVGNNTIMANASALAGHVTVNDWAILGGYTLVHQFCHIGEHSFCGMGSVINQDVPNFITVSGNLAGPRGLNVEGLKRRGFSREQINLVKKAYRALYRTGYRLEEAIKEIECINDEKDTLSSLIKFLKNSSRGIVR; encoded by the coding sequence TTGATTCATCCGACAGCAATAATTGATGATAGCGTAACTTTGGATGAAGGCGTGTCAGTAGGCGCCTATGCAGTCATTCAAGGGAACGTTATGATTGGAAAAAACACTATTGTTGAGCCTCATGTGGTTATTTCTGGTCCGACAATGATTGGAGAGGGAAACCACTTTTTCCAGTTTTGTTCAATCGGTGCAGCGCCGCAGGACAAAAAGTACACCAATGAGCCGACAAAACTAACCATCGGCAATAACAATACCTTTCGAGAGAATGTAACTGTCAATCGTGGTACCGTACAAGATAGAGGCGAGACTACTATCGGTGATAATAACTGGATTATGGCAGGTGTACATATTGCCCATGATTGTATTGTAGGGAATAACACCATTATGGCTAATGCATCAGCATTGGCCGGACATGTCACGGTAAATGACTGGGCTATTTTAGGTGGTTATACTTTGGTTCACCAATTTTGCCATATCGGTGAACACAGCTTCTGTGGAATGGGAAGTGTGATCAACCAGGATGTACCAAACTTTATTACTGTTTCAGGAAACCTTGCGGGGCCAAGAGGACTAAATGTCGAAGGTTTAAAGCGACGAGGTTTTTCCCGCGAGCAAATTAACTTGGTCAAAAAAGCTTACCGTGCTTTGTATCGAACTGGCTATCGTCTAGAAGAAGCTATCAAAGAAATCGAATGTATCAACGATGAGAAGGATACGCTTTCATCTCTAATCAA
- the fabZ gene encoding 3-hydroxyacyl-ACP dehydratase FabZ, translating into MLLDVKEIFEYLPHRYPFLLVDRVTEFEAGSHLKGYKNVTYNEPQFTGHFPDNPIMPGVMIIEAMAQCTGILAFKTQEVKPDGTSMYYLAAVDNCRFRKPAVPGDKLEFEVKTVNNKKGIWKFECKTFVEGKIIASCDMLCAERKV; encoded by the coding sequence ATGTTATTAGACGTTAAAGAAATTTTTGAGTATTTACCTCACCGCTATCCGTTTTTGCTTGTTGATCGCGTTACCGAGTTTGAAGCGGGTAGTCACTTAAAAGGGTATAAGAACGTCACATATAATGAACCTCAATTTACAGGGCATTTTCCGGATAACCCTATTATGCCTGGCGTCATGATTATTGAAGCCATGGCTCAATGTACTGGGATTCTTGCGTTTAAAACACAAGAAGTTAAGCCAGACGGTACATCTATGTACTATTTAGCTGCAGTTGATAATTGTCGTTTTAGAAAGCCAGCAGTACCGGGTGATAAGCTAGAGTTTGAAGTTAAGACTGTTAATAATAAAAAAGGCATTTGGAAGTTTGAGTGTAAAACTTTTGTTGAAGGGAAAATTATTGCGTCGTGTGACATGTTGTGTGCAGAACGTAAAGTTTAA
- the lpxD gene encoding UDP-3-O-(3-hydroxymyristoyl)glucosamine N-acyltransferase: MKLSEVVEWLSECEISSYLIGDETQEIVQIAGLAEAQGGQISFFSDKRRLNQLKATKASAVLITKEMANQTSANKIVVDVPYVAYAYIAQKLNPEKTYPGIHPESFVASSAVIPSSCQVDAGVYIAEGVQMGENCIINYGSVIEKGTVLGDDCRVYPNVTVMNDCVLGNAVTVESGTVIGGQGFGFANQKGKWIRIPQLGRVIIGNNCWIGNNCAIDRGALGDTVIGDNCILDNLIHIAHNVEIGAGCAIAGQVGIAGSTKIGNYCVFAGQVGVNGHIEVADKAMFNAKSGVTHSIKTSGSYSGFPAVETGSWQKTTVRLKNLEKMSKQIKQLEKELESIKKQLED, encoded by the coding sequence TTGAAACTTTCTGAAGTCGTTGAATGGTTGTCTGAATGTGAAATTAGCTCTTATTTAATAGGGGATGAAACACAAGAAATAGTTCAAATTGCTGGTTTGGCAGAAGCGCAGGGAGGGCAAATTAGCTTTTTTTCCGATAAGCGCCGACTCAATCAGCTCAAAGCTACAAAAGCTTCTGCTGTTTTGATTACCAAAGAGATGGCTAATCAAACGAGTGCAAATAAAATAGTTGTAGATGTTCCTTATGTCGCTTATGCATACATCGCGCAAAAACTGAACCCCGAAAAAACTTATCCGGGAATTCACCCAGAAAGTTTTGTTGCTTCTAGTGCCGTTATTCCAAGTAGTTGCCAAGTCGACGCCGGCGTTTATATTGCTGAAGGTGTTCAAATGGGAGAAAACTGTATCATCAACTATGGTTCTGTGATTGAAAAAGGGACTGTTTTAGGCGATGACTGTCGGGTTTATCCTAATGTAACCGTTATGAATGATTGTGTACTGGGCAACGCTGTAACCGTTGAGTCTGGAACGGTTATTGGTGGACAAGGTTTTGGCTTTGCAAACCAAAAGGGGAAGTGGATTAGAATTCCTCAACTAGGGCGCGTCATAATTGGGAATAATTGCTGGATTGGTAATAATTGCGCGATTGATCGCGGTGCGTTGGGGGACACAGTTATTGGTGATAACTGTATATTAGATAACTTGATTCATATCGCACATAACGTAGAGATTGGAGCTGGCTGTGCCATAGCCGGTCAGGTTGGGATTGCCGGCAGTACAAAAATTGGAAATTATTGTGTGTTTGCAGGCCAAGTTGGCGTAAATGGCCATATTGAGGTTGCGGACAAAGCAATGTTTAATGCAAAATCAGGCGTCACACACTCAATCAAAACGTCCGGAAGTTATTCTGGGTTTCCTGCTGTAGAAACTGGAAGTTGGCAAAAAACAACCGTAAGGCTGAAGAATCTGGAAAAAATGAGTAAGCAGATTAAGCAGTTAGAAAAAGAATTGGAAAGTATAAAAAAACAATTGGAAGATTAA
- a CDS encoding OmpH family outer membrane protein — MRRLLVVLTSIMLFSLSANVQAKDMKLGVVNVGLLLEKAPQAQSASKSLEKEFGPQQAELTQLAKKLEAKQKDYQKNKLILSDAQKSASEREISLMTRDIQRKRNDIQELVNIRRNEELAKLQKIVNQGIKAIGKKEGFDLILYEGIAYTNNSLDVTQKVLDYLREEDKQQRAGFNK, encoded by the coding sequence ATGCGTCGTTTACTTGTGGTTCTAACAAGCATTATGCTGTTTTCCCTTTCAGCCAATGTTCAAGCTAAGGACATGAAGCTTGGCGTCGTAAATGTCGGATTATTATTGGAGAAAGCGCCTCAAGCACAAAGTGCGAGCAAAAGCCTAGAAAAAGAGTTTGGGCCTCAACAGGCTGAGTTAACTCAGCTTGCAAAAAAGCTTGAAGCAAAGCAAAAAGATTATCAAAAAAATAAACTAATCCTTTCGGATGCTCAAAAAAGTGCGTCAGAGCGAGAAATTAGCCTAATGACTAGGGATATTCAAAGAAAAAGGAATGATATTCAAGAACTTGTAAATATCCGCAGAAATGAAGAGCTGGCTAAGCTACAGAAAATCGTCAATCAGGGTATTAAGGCTATCGGTAAAAAAGAAGGGTTTGACCTGATTTTGTATGAAGGAATTGCTTATACCAACAATAGTCTAGATGTCACGCAAAAAGTTTTGGATTACTTGAGAGAAGAAGACAAGCAGCAACGAGCAGGTTTTAATAAATAA
- the bamA gene encoding outer membrane protein assembly factor BamA, translating into MIKRVFLILGLMASCLLGPVAYATDFKIQKIEVEGNHRISFETVRSYLPIDVGDTLTTKLTRESLKQLYATKFFQDIALYQLPNGLLKVVVKERPSISDITFEGNELIKTDDLKQALDGLGVKKGRIFNKNQLVKIIVDLRRQYQNQGYYAADVKIDVENLPRNRVSLKVKVEEGQPANIGRITLVGNKTYSDNKLKGTMMLSESVVIGSNDKYSKPKLQSDEESLRSYYMDRGFAEFKLESTQVSLSLDKTQVFITINMNEGPQYTVSNVKFSGETILSKEELNKLLRIHPGELFSRSHIVATVNALRDRLSEEGYAFANVEPITILDKNNRLVSIDFRVEPKDRVYVRRIIIKGNTRTRDYVIRRELRQFESAPYSLKGVRRSNTRLNRLGYFKKVKIDTQRISRDQVDLVVNVDEQSTGSFNAGIGYSQVDGVNFTIGVTERNVIGSGYKANINSTYSSSTKSLDLGVTNPYFTPDGVSLGGGIYASEIDAAQLGVSDYTTNNYGVRVNMGYPTSEFSNLSYGLKFDDQKLVCIDTFSVCKDYTAIYGSHFNSVRYSMGWSYDSKNSFYFPTDGQSTGVTGEVTIPTSSEVSFYKLYLDESVYFPMSDNFTFKVKGNAAYGDGLGSYKGLPFYENFYAGGMGSVRGYEPNSLGPVYDLATQGSDRPTGGNVKLIANAELIFPMPFIEDSSNIRMSVFLDAGNVFNGFDNVKAEDFRASTGISMAWITPVGPLAFSLARALNDKPGDKTQVFQFNLGVPL; encoded by the coding sequence ATGATTAAACGTGTTTTTCTTATACTTGGGTTGATGGCTTCCTGTTTACTGGGGCCCGTTGCATATGCAACAGATTTCAAAATACAAAAAATTGAGGTTGAAGGGAATCATAGAATTAGCTTTGAAACAGTCAGAAGCTATTTACCAATTGATGTCGGCGACACGTTGACTACGAAACTTACAAGAGAGAGCTTAAAGCAATTATATGCGACAAAGTTTTTTCAGGACATTGCACTTTACCAGCTTCCTAATGGGCTACTAAAGGTCGTTGTGAAAGAAAGACCTTCAATTTCTGATATTACGTTCGAAGGTAATGAGCTAATAAAAACAGATGACTTGAAGCAGGCACTCGATGGCCTTGGCGTGAAGAAAGGTCGTATTTTTAACAAGAATCAACTAGTAAAAATCATTGTAGATTTGCGTCGACAGTATCAAAATCAAGGCTATTATGCTGCCGATGTTAAGATTGATGTGGAAAACCTGCCTAGAAATCGAGTTTCATTGAAAGTTAAGGTCGAGGAAGGTCAACCTGCCAATATTGGTCGTATTACTCTAGTGGGAAATAAAACTTACAGTGATAATAAACTCAAAGGCACTATGATGCTTTCAGAGTCTGTGGTCATTGGTAGTAATGATAAATATTCAAAGCCAAAGCTTCAGTCTGATGAAGAATCTCTTAGATCATATTATATGGATCGTGGTTTTGCAGAGTTTAAGCTTGAATCCACACAGGTCAGCTTATCACTTGATAAAACTCAGGTTTTTATCACCATCAATATGAACGAAGGTCCTCAATATACAGTTTCTAATGTGAAGTTCTCCGGAGAAACCATTCTTAGTAAAGAGGAACTTAATAAGTTGCTTAGGATTCACCCTGGGGAATTATTTTCTCGCAGCCATATCGTTGCAACCGTGAATGCTTTGAGAGATAGATTGAGTGAAGAAGGGTATGCATTTGCGAATGTTGAGCCTATTACTATTCTGGACAAAAACAATCGATTGGTCAGTATTGATTTCAGGGTTGAACCTAAAGATAGAGTGTACGTTCGACGAATTATTATTAAGGGAAATACTCGAACCAGAGATTATGTTATACGTCGCGAACTGCGTCAGTTTGAAAGTGCGCCATATTCTTTAAAAGGAGTTCGACGTTCCAATACTCGATTGAACAGGTTGGGGTATTTTAAGAAGGTTAAGATTGATACCCAACGCATCTCTCGAGATCAGGTTGACTTGGTTGTAAATGTTGATGAACAATCTACAGGCTCATTCAATGCCGGGATTGGATATTCGCAAGTTGATGGTGTGAATTTTACGATTGGTGTTACAGAGCGTAACGTAATTGGAAGTGGTTATAAAGCCAATATTAACAGTACTTATAGTAGTTCAACAAAATCCTTGGATCTAGGCGTTACCAATCCTTATTTCACTCCTGATGGCGTTTCGCTGGGCGGTGGAATTTATGCTAGTGAAATTGATGCGGCGCAACTAGGGGTATCAGACTATACGACGAATAACTATGGTGTTCGTGTAAATATGGGGTATCCAACAAGTGAGTTTAGTAACTTGAGTTATGGCTTGAAGTTCGATGATCAAAAACTCGTATGTATTGATACTTTCAGTGTTTGTAAAGATTACACAGCAATCTATGGAAGTCATTTTAACTCGGTGCGTTACTCAATGGGTTGGAGTTATGACTCGAAGAATTCGTTCTATTTCCCAACTGACGGTCAGTCAACAGGTGTAACTGGAGAAGTCACTATTCCAACCAGTTCAGAGGTCTCATTCTATAAATTGTACTTAGATGAAAGTGTTTATTTTCCGATGTCAGATAACTTTACATTTAAGGTCAAGGGAAATGCAGCTTATGGTGATGGTTTAGGGAGCTATAAAGGGCTGCCATTTTATGAAAACTTCTATGCTGGAGGTATGGGGTCAGTTAGAGGGTATGAACCAAACTCTTTAGGTCCTGTTTATGATTTGGCAACTCAAGGGTCAGATAGGCCGACAGGTGGTAATGTAAAACTGATTGCGAATGCAGAGTTGATTTTCCCAATGCCATTTATTGAAGATTCGAGCAATATCAGAATGAGTGTATTTTTGGATGCCGGTAATGTTTTTAATGGTTTTGACAATGTAAAAGCAGAAGATTTCCGTGCTTCTACAGGGATATCTATGGCGTGGATTACCCCAGTAGGGCCATTGGCATTCAGTTTAGCAAGAGCACTTAACGATAAACCTGGGGACAAAACGCAAGTGTTCCAGTTTAACCTCGGTGTTCCGCTTTAA
- the rseP gene encoding RIP metalloprotease RseP translates to MTFLWSALGFVIAMGLLVAIHEWGHFIVAKLFNVKVLTFSIGFGKPLLRKRIGETQYQIAMFPLGGYVKFLDERNGDAVSVNDDLTRAFNRQTVFKRFAIVLAGPLINLIFAWMVFSWLYFWGVPGMKPIFEKVVPNSALSSSFQSVSSNLWQIEAVDQKVTQTWRAVHQKLLLEKLSGKDSVALTLRNFSEGTHPQEVSIQKNILLSINELDLNNPKQDWLTQLGFVPFSPSFPPVIGEVIPSSPAFAAGFLPGDRLEEFNGKKLSNWAEFATEVRANPGKEISVVFLRNGNRHFISLKLGEQVVEGKPKGLFGAKLHIDEKLFSPYQTVVSFPFFDAVQEGFTHSVNLIEMTLDMIQKMFSSEVSPRNLSGPISIADYSGKALENGWISFLSLLGLLSLSLGILNLLPIPMLDGGHLVLYSIEAIKGVPVSDGTELFVQKLGFIIIVSLTIFALINDLVRISND, encoded by the coding sequence ATGACATTTCTTTGGTCAGCACTTGGGTTTGTTATTGCTATGGGGCTACTTGTCGCAATACATGAGTGGGGGCATTTTATTGTTGCTAAACTTTTTAATGTTAAAGTTCTGACTTTTTCCATTGGTTTTGGAAAGCCTCTGTTAAGGAAAAGAATTGGCGAGACACAGTATCAAATTGCAATGTTTCCACTAGGAGGATATGTAAAGTTTCTTGATGAGCGAAATGGTGATGCAGTATCTGTTAATGATGATCTGACTAGAGCATTTAATCGCCAAACAGTATTCAAGCGGTTTGCAATTGTATTAGCAGGGCCTTTGATTAATCTGATTTTTGCTTGGATGGTCTTTTCGTGGTTATACTTTTGGGGTGTACCGGGAATGAAGCCTATTTTTGAAAAGGTTGTTCCGAACTCAGCATTGTCATCTTCTTTCCAAAGTGTTTCGAGCAATCTATGGCAAATTGAAGCGGTAGATCAAAAGGTTACGCAAACGTGGAGAGCAGTGCACCAAAAGTTACTGTTGGAAAAGCTTTCTGGTAAAGACAGTGTTGCGTTAACATTAAGAAATTTTTCGGAAGGCACCCACCCTCAAGAGGTGTCAATTCAAAAAAATATTCTGCTTTCAATCAATGAGTTGGACTTAAATAACCCTAAACAAGATTGGTTAACCCAACTTGGTTTTGTGCCTTTTTCGCCAAGCTTCCCTCCTGTTATTGGGGAGGTCATTCCTAGTTCGCCAGCTTTTGCGGCAGGTTTCTTACCAGGGGATCGGTTAGAAGAATTTAATGGGAAGAAGTTGTCAAATTGGGCTGAGTTTGCGACTGAAGTTCGTGCTAATCCAGGCAAAGAGATTAGTGTTGTTTTTTTAAGAAATGGAAATCGCCATTTTATCAGTTTGAAGCTAGGTGAGCAGGTTGTCGAAGGTAAGCCTAAAGGACTTTTTGGAGCAAAACTTCATATAGATGAGAAGCTGTTTTCTCCATATCAAACGGTTGTTTCATTTCCATTTTTTGATGCTGTTCAAGAAGGTTTTACGCATTCCGTCAATCTAATAGAAATGACGTTAGACATGATTCAAAAGATGTTCAGCAGTGAAGTTTCTCCTCGAAATTTGTCCGGTCCAATTTCGATAGCTGATTACTCTGGGAAAGCTTTAGAAAATGGATGGATAAGCTTTTTGAGTTTATTGGGATTGTTAAGTTTGAGCTTGGGAATATTGAACTTATTGCCCATTCCTATGTTAGATGGCGGGCACTTAGTGCTGTATTCAATAGAAGCCATAAAAGGTGTGCCCGTCAGTGATGGTACAGAGCTTTTTGTGCAAAAGCTGGGTTTTATAATAATTGTCAGCTTGACTATTTTTGCTTTAATAAATGATTTGGTTCGTATTTCAAATGATTAA
- a CDS encoding phosphatidate cytidylyltransferase encodes MIQTRVLTAIVLVLIFGAALFKFDLLQWVGFILFATFWAGWEWAGLASVNNKLFKLIYAFIVTVSSYLLYVYFDDSFIFLLVPVEVVVMISMVTVYQLKKGKRLVDNSLVLLLGFFSILPFALSMITFRQTFSPELLLLCLAIIWAIDIGAFFSGRRFGKRKLASYVSPGKTWEGVLGGFLFAIVVAYLGLYFIQPYILSSALQVTLLLAGIGLLSIYGDLFESLLKRQANIKDSGFLLPGHGGILDRVDSLLLAMPVFYVFWLWVS; translated from the coding sequence ATGATTCAGACTAGGGTTTTGACGGCAATAGTTTTAGTACTGATCTTTGGAGCAGCGTTGTTTAAGTTTGACTTGTTGCAGTGGGTCGGATTTATTTTGTTTGCTACTTTTTGGGCTGGCTGGGAATGGGCTGGGCTGGCTAGTGTTAATAACAAACTATTCAAGTTGATCTATGCATTTATTGTCACAGTATCATCATACCTACTGTATGTTTACTTCGATGACAGCTTTATTTTTCTTTTAGTTCCGGTTGAGGTTGTTGTCATGATCTCGATGGTGACTGTCTACCAATTGAAAAAAGGGAAGCGACTCGTTGATAATTCATTAGTTTTATTGCTTGGATTCTTTTCTATCCTTCCGTTCGCGCTCTCAATGATTACTTTCAGACAAACATTTTCACCTGAGTTGTTGTTGTTGTGTCTAGCAATTATCTGGGCAATTGATATCGGTGCATTTTTTTCTGGCAGACGCTTTGGTAAGCGGAAACTTGCTTCTTATGTTAGTCCAGGTAAAACATGGGAAGGTGTGCTTGGTGGTTTTCTCTTTGCTATCGTTGTTGCCTATTTAGGTTTGTATTTTATTCAACCCTATATTCTATCAAGTGCTTTACAAGTCACTTTACTGCTGGCAGGTATTGGTCTTCTATCAATTTATGGAGACCTGTTTGAGAGTCTATTAAAGCGTCAAGCTAATATTAAGGATAGTGGTTTTTTGTTGCCTGGGCATGGTGGGATTCTTGATAGGGTTGATAGCTTATTGCTAGCGATGCCAGTCTTCTATGTTTTTTGGCTTTGGGTGAGTTAG
- a CDS encoding isoprenyl transferase yields MNQPKHIAIIMDGNGRWAKKRFLPRFVGHQKGLKAVKKVVSHCAELGVESLTLFAFSTENWKRPQDEVSKLMGLFLTALQSEVGKLHKNNVKLTVIGDQTPFSEEIKRHIVEAEKLTEDNSGLKLNIAANYGGRWDILQAVKAWQKLNPSCSIDDLTEEDISGKLSLAGQSEPDLLIRTGGEQRISNFLIWQMAYAEFYFTDELWPDFNEKSIDSAIRSFSNRERRFGKTSEQVSHDSD; encoded by the coding sequence ATGAATCAGCCTAAACATATAGCCATTATTATGGATGGAAATGGACGCTGGGCAAAAAAACGTTTTTTGCCTCGTTTTGTCGGCCACCAAAAAGGGCTTAAGGCTGTCAAAAAAGTCGTTTCTCATTGTGCTGAACTAGGTGTTGAATCCTTAACACTGTTTGCGTTTAGTACGGAAAATTGGAAGCGCCCTCAAGACGAAGTTTCAAAATTAATGGGACTTTTCTTAACAGCACTTCAAAGTGAAGTCGGAAAGCTGCATAAGAATAATGTTAAGTTGACAGTAATAGGTGACCAAACGCCATTTTCGGAAGAAATAAAAAGACACATTGTCGAGGCAGAAAAATTAACGGAAGATAATTCCGGTTTGAAGCTGAATATTGCTGCGAATTACGGTGGAAGGTGGGATATTCTCCAAGCTGTAAAAGCTTGGCAGAAGTTAAACCCAAGCTGTTCAATTGATGATTTAACAGAAGAAGATATTTCAGGAAAGCTTTCTCTTGCGGGGCAAAGTGAGCCAGACCTGTTAATTAGAACAGGCGGAGAGCAAAGAATCAGTAACTTTTTGATTTGGCAAATGGCTTATGCAGAGTTCTATTTTACAGATGAGTTATGGCCGGATTTTAATGAAAAATCCATTGATTCGGCGATTAGGTCTTTTTCAAATAGAGAGAGGCGCTTTGGAAAGACCAGTGAACAGGTAAGCCATGATTCAGACTAG
- the frr gene encoding ribosome recycling factor, whose protein sequence is MINEIHDDAKGRMSKSVENLESNFAKIRTGRAHPSILDAVMVEYYGSEVPISQVANINIEDARTLVVQPWEQPMVAPIEKAIMQSELGVNPVSNGHMLRIPMPPLTEERRKEFIRLARAEAESARVAIRNVRRDANSDLKDLNKDKEITDDELRRAEENIQKTTDSFIAEIDKLLSEKEASLMEI, encoded by the coding sequence ATGATAAATGAGATTCATGACGATGCAAAAGGGCGCATGTCAAAGTCTGTTGAAAATCTAGAATCTAATTTTGCCAAAATTCGTACAGGGCGAGCTCATCCAAGTATTTTAGATGCTGTAATGGTTGAATATTATGGTTCTGAAGTCCCGATTAGCCAAGTAGCAAATATTAATATAGAGGACGCTAGAACCTTAGTAGTTCAGCCATGGGAACAGCCAATGGTAGCGCCGATTGAAAAAGCTATTATGCAGTCTGAGCTGGGAGTGAATCCTGTTTCAAATGGCCATATGCTAAGAATTCCAATGCCCCCGCTAACAGAGGAAAGACGTAAAGAGTTTATCCGTCTAGCTAGAGCTGAAGCTGAGTCAGCAAGAGTTGCTATTAGAAATGTTAGAAGAGATGCTAATTCAGATTTGAAAGACTTAAACAAAGATAAAGAAATTACCGATGATGAGCTGAGAAGAGCTGAAGAAAATATTCAAAAAACGACAGACTCTTTTATTGCTGAAATTGACAAGCTTCTATCTGAAAAAGAAGCCAGTCTCATGGAAATATAA
- the pyrH gene encoding UMP kinase, giving the protein MSLKYSRVLLKFSGEALMGSGDFGLDSATLRQVVGEVKTLRGLGVEVGIVVGGGNIFRGAQIAGAGIARTTGDQMGMMATVINALALRDVVEDMEMDAVVYSAMSIEGVSHGFHANQVQKDLKQGKVVIFAAGTGSPFFTTDTAAALRGIEIDAQLVMKATKVDGIYTADPMKDPSAERYSELSFDEVIAKNLQVMDMAAFVLCREHNMPIRVFDMFKKDAVVRIVKGEDEGTLVRP; this is encoded by the coding sequence ATGTCATTGAAGTATTCAAGAGTGTTGCTGAAGTTTAGTGGAGAAGCGCTGATGGGGTCTGGTGATTTTGGTCTGGATTCAGCAACATTGCGTCAAGTGGTTGGAGAAGTAAAGACGCTTAGAGGCTTGGGTGTCGAAGTAGGTATTGTTGTTGGTGGTGGTAATATTTTCCGTGGTGCTCAAATTGCTGGGGCGGGTATTGCTAGAACAACGGGTGATCAAATGGGAATGATGGCAACGGTTATTAATGCGCTGGCCTTAAGAGACGTTGTTGAAGATATGGAAATGGATGCGGTTGTGTATTCCGCTATGTCGATAGAAGGGGTTAGTCACGGGTTTCATGCTAATCAAGTTCAAAAAGATTTGAAGCAAGGTAAAGTGGTTATTTTTGCTGCAGGAACTGGTAGTCCTTTCTTTACAACAGATACAGCCGCTGCTCTTAGAGGAATAGAGATAGATGCGCAGCTGGTGATGAAAGCAACAAAGGTTGATGGTATTTACACAGCAGATCCAATGAAAGACCCTAGTGCCGAACGTTACTCTGAGCTTTCATTTGATGAGGTGATTGCTAAAAATTTACAAGTAATGGATATGGCGGCCTTTGTTCTTTGTAGAGAACATAATATGCCAATACGCGTGTTTGATATGTTTAAAAAAGACGCAGTAGTCAGAATTGTTAAGGGTGAAGATGAAGGCACTCTTGTTCGTCCATAA
- the tsf gene encoding translation elongation factor Ts, translating into MAVTASMVKELREITSAGMMDCKKALSETDGDMDAAIEYLRKKGMAGADKKAGRIAAEGVIAIAISDDKKKAAIVEVNCETDFVAKGDEFKGFADEIAKIVLNTDITDVEALMGQTMSSGKSIDETRRELIAKIGENMGVRRIELVETNGQIGQYQHGEKIGVVVAMEGGDDSLIRDVAMHVAASKPTAISANDVDAEVIEKERNFQIEQAQSSGKPMEIIEKMIEGRMRKYLEEITLLGQAFVKDPDQTVEKLLKSNNAEVKSFVRLEVGEGIEIEQTNFADEVAAAAAAIKG; encoded by the coding sequence ATGGCAGTTACAGCTTCTATGGTAAAAGAGCTGCGTGAAATTACAAGCGCAGGAATGATGGATTGTAAAAAAGCTCTGTCTGAAACTGATGGAGATATGGATGCGGCAATCGAGTATTTGCGCAAGAAAGGTATGGCTGGTGCTGATAAAAAAGCTGGACGTATCGCTGCTGAAGGCGTAATCGCGATAGCTATTTCTGATGACAAGAAAAAAGCTGCAATCGTTGAAGTAAACTGTGAAACTGACTTTGTTGCAAAAGGCGATGAGTTTAAAGGTTTTGCAGATGAAATCGCAAAAATTGTTTTGAACACTGATATTACAGATGTAGAAGCTCTTATGGGGCAAACAATGTCTAGCGGTAAATCAATTGACGAAACTCGTCGTGAACTGATTGCAAAAATTGGTGAAAACATGGGGGTGCGCCGTATTGAATTGGTTGAAACAAATGGCCAAATCGGTCAATATCAGCATGGTGAAAAGATTGGTGTTGTTGTTGCGATGGAAGGCGGTGATGACTCACTGATTCGTGATGTAGCAATGCATGTTGCTGCTTCTAAGCCAACAGCAATTTCTGCGAATGATGTTGATGCTGAAGTGATTGAAAAAGAGCGTAACTTCCAAATCGAACAAGCGCAAAGTTCTGGTAAGCCAATGGAAATCATTGAAAAAATGATTGAAGGGCGTATGCGTAAGTATCTTGAAGAGATCACTTTATTGGGTCAAGCGTTTGTTAAAGATCCTGACCAAACTGTTGAGAAGCTTCTTAAATCAAACAATGCAGAAGTAAAATCTTTTGTACGTTTGGAAGTTGGTGAAGGTATTGAAATTGAGCAAACAAACTTCGCTGATGAAGTTGCAGCAGCTGCAGCAGCAATAAAAGGTTAA